A region of Spodoptera frugiperda isolate SF20-4 chromosome 26, AGI-APGP_CSIRO_Sfru_2.0, whole genome shotgun sequence DNA encodes the following proteins:
- the LOC126912519 gene encoding uncharacterized protein LOC126912519, translating into MSQVYSILFVLYSLRLIYAYPGDNVMLVPPFEMRAVDPYLTNSQPQYQPHFQANVQQHGFNNIINHKRTSQIPVAETRSNQNLTFGEFMGALNEESRQSQLSMQELKGLRPTAPAGREDSPAYPTLPRPVGYRPEFAPPPNYHEGAPLVPHIPPSSAQPKTSLLNLSGLSPASSNGSGNLSGLLNLVFSLFGGSSGWNMSGLQGGIVEGIIKPLMKAKGGIKALISKMSIPMISLLLINLEVLVTIWWLWEECPSPLPEPTPNYSKASSHSYNYNSYR; encoded by the coding sequence ATGAGTCAAGTTTATAGTATATTGTTCGTATTATATTCACTTCGATTAATTTATGCATATCCGGGTGACAATGTAATGTTGGTGCCTCCGTTCGAGATGCGGGCTGTGGATCCATACTTGACCAATTCGCAACCACAATACCAGCCTCATTTCCAAGCAAATGTACAGCAGCATGGATTCAACAATATCATCAATCACAAGCGGACCTCACAAATTCCTGTGGCGGAGACACGAAGTAACCAGAATTTGACGTTTGGAGAATTCATGGGAGCTCTAAATGAAGAATCACGTCAATCGCAGCTTTCGATGCAAGAGTTAAAGGGCCTTCGACCTACTGCACCAGCTGGACGAGAGGATAGTCCGGCCTATCCTACGCTACCCCGACCGGTGGGATACAGGCCAGAGTTCGCACCTCCACCAAACTACCACGAGGGTGCGCCACTTGTTCCGCACATTCCGCCGTCATCAGCTCAACCGAAGACGTCCCTGTTAAACTTATCCGGCTTATCACCAGCCAGTTCAAATGGGTCCGGAAATCTTAGTGGTTTGCTCAACTTAGTATTTTCACTTTTCGGTGGCTCTTCTGGATGGAACATGAGTGGACTGCAGGGCGGGATTGTGGAAGGAATTATTAAACCACTTATGAAGGCCAAAGGAGGTATTAAGGCGTTGATTAGTAAGATGTCTATCCCAATGATATCCTTGTTGTTGATCAATCTGGAAGTGCTGGTAACTATCTGGTGGTTGTGGGAGGAATGTCCTTCACCATTGCCGGAGCCCACTCCAAATTATTCAAAGGCGAGCTCTCATTCCTATAACTATAACTCATACAGATAA
- the LOC126912523 gene encoding uncharacterized protein LOC126912523 produces the protein MFVLLVVFVVASRTCAQDQSLSTVSPSNSPPMPFMDLFTGASNFYSEPIRKTYSDPPHYVSCPKSDTLSTFANILGSVGKIMFSAALIAFLKVIVGKLLLLPVVFLLFVKIGFKAFLLWPMISKMMKYFKKKKKKGYKSRVITDCSQRMACIIQRSASSTWANYIGATATFFLIDDLEEDSSLAKSMLSILSDDKIAQCMSLDCSSGIDIS, from the coding sequence ATGTTTGTGCTACTCGTTGTTTTTGTCGTCGCGTCGCGGACTTGTGCTCAAGATCAGTCTTTGAGCACGGTGTCTCCATCTAATTCACCACCCATGCCGTTTATGGACTTGTTTACCGGTGCATCAAACTTTTATTCAGAACCTATACGAAAGACATATTCTGACCCACCGCACTATGTGTCGTGTCCTAAATCCGACACATTATCAACTTTTGCAAATATTCTCGGCAGTGTCGGTAAAATTATGTTCTCAGCTGCGCTCATTGCATTTCTAAAAGTGATCGTAGGGAAATTGCTGCTGTTACCAGTTGTGTTcctattatttgttaaaattggATTCAAAGCGTTCCTCCTCTGGCCGATGATATCGAAAATGATGAAATATttcaagaagaaaaagaagaaaggtTATAAGTCTCGAGTAATCACGGATTGCTCACAAAGAATGGCTTGTATCATTCAAAGGTCTGCGTCGAGTACTTGGGCTAACTACATAGGTGCAACAGCAACGTTCTTCTTAATTGACGACCTAGAAGAGGATAGTTCTCTTGCCAAAAGCATGCTTAGTATTTTATCCGACGATAAAATAGCTCAGTGCATGTCTCTGGACTGTAGTTCCGGAATCGATATTAGCTGA